DNA from Gramella sp. MAR_2010_147:
TGAATTTATTCTGGAATTCAGGAGCCTATCATTCTAAATCCATTTGCTGTTTTAAAAGAATTTTTCACATAGTTAGTAGTCCAAAACAAATTCAGCTTAGCAAAAATGGGGTATTCGAAAAGGATATTTTTATAGTTGATAATTCCTGAAAACTATGTTTTATTTCAGTCACAAAGTTCCTTATTTTAGCCAGGATGATTTAGTCTGCTGAATCATTTAATTTTCTTCTGAAAAGGCATAAAATATTACTGAATGTACCTCATTTTTGATACTGAAACTACCGGACTTCCTAAGCGTTGGGATGCACCTTTAACCGATTCTGATAACTGGCCACGATGTATACAGATAGCCTGGCAGGTGCATGATGAGATGGGAAATCTTATTGAAAACCAGGATTACCTGGTTAAACCGGAAGGTTTTGATATTCCCTATGATTCTGAACGTATTCATGGCATTTCTACAGATCTCGCCCAAGAACAGGGAATCCCTTTAGATGAAGTTCTTGAGAAATTCAATACAGCGCTGCAAAAATCAAAATTTGTGGTGGGGCAGAATGTTGGTTTTGATCTCAATATTATGGGGGCAGAATTCATCAGAAGAGATTTTGAAAATACACTTCAGGAAATGCCTGTTTTGGATACCTGTACCGAAACTACTGCCGAATTGTGTAAAATTCCCGGTGGTCGCGGAGGGAAATTTAAATTACCCACACTTACCGAATTACACGAATTTTTATTTGATGAAGCATTTGCGGAAGCGCATAATGCGACCGCCGATGTGGAAGCAACTACACGTTGCTTTCTTGAATTAATCAGGCAAAGAATCTATACCATCGAGGAGCTGGATGTTCCTTCAGATTATTTTGAAAACTTTTCTGAAAAGAATCCACAGAAAATTGAGCTGATCGGCCTGAAGCATATCAATTTAAAGAAAGCTTCAGATAAGATCAGAAAAAGACTGGAAAAGCAACAGCCTTCAGATGATATTTCCAATGAAGAGATCCAGGAGAACCTGGAGAAACTGGATGAGGTTCCATTTGCTCATCTTCATAATCATTCACAATTCTCAGTTTTACAATCAACGATAAGTATTCCCGATCTTGTAGCCGCTGCGGCTGAAGAAGATATGAATGCGGTAGCGCTTACCGATCATGCGAATATGATGGGAGCTTTCCATTTCGTAAAAGAAATTGGGACTTATAATAAAAGTGTAAAAGAACATAATGCCACTGCCGAAGAGAATGGTGAAGACCTCAAAAAACCATTAAAGGGAATTGTTGGTTGCGAATTCTTTGTTTGTGAGAATCATACTGATAAAAGCCGAAAAGACAATGGCTATCAGATAGTGATGCTTGCCAAAAATAAAAATGGCTATCACAATCTGGCTAAAATGTCTTCCAAGGCTTATACAGAAGGCTTTTATTATGTGCCACGTATAGATAAGGAAGTGATAAAACAGTATAAAGAAGATATCATTGTCTTAACCGGAAATCTTTATGGAGAAGTTCCAAGTAAAATATTAAATCTAGGGGAGAAGCAGGCCGAAGAAGCTTTGGTTTGGTGGAAAGAGGAATTTGGTGACGATCTTTATATTGAAATGATGCGTCATGAGCAGGAAGATGAGAATAGGGTGAACCCGGTTTTAGTTGAATTTTCCAAAAAGCATGACGTAAAATTAATTGCTACTAATAATACTTATTACTGGAAGCAGGAAGATGCCAATGCGCATGATATTCTACTCTGTGTGAAAGACGGGGAAAAACAGGCAACGCCAATAGGTCGTGGGCGAGGTTACCGTTACGGACTTCCTAACGAAGAATATTATTTCAAGTCGGGCAGCGAGATGAAAAAGCTTTTCAAAGATTTGCCTAATGCTATTAGTAATATTCAGGAGATTGTAGATAAGATAGAACCTTTTGAGCTAGCCCGGGATGTATTGCTTCCGGCTTTCGAAATTCCGGAGGAATTTTTAAGCGAAGAGGATCAAAAAGATGGGGGGAAAAGAGGAGAAAATGCTTTTTTAAAACATATCACTTTTGAAGGCGCTAAAAAACGATATCCTGAAATTACTTCTGAAATTGAGGAACGGCTTAATTTCGAATTGTCGGTAATTGAAAACACCGGATATCCCGGTTACTTCCTTATTGTAGAAGATTTTATTCGTGCTGCCCGGGAAATGGGAGTTTCGGTTGGGCCGGGGCGTGGTTCTGCCGCAGGATCTGTGGTAGCCTATTGTCTCTGGATCACGAATATCGATCCTATGAAGTACGATCTGCTTTTTGAGCGTTTCCTGAATCCGGATCGTGTGAGTATGCCCGATATTGATATCGACTTTGATGATGAAGGTCGAAGCCGGGTGATGGATTATGTGATCAAAAAATATGGTGCCAACCAGGTGGCGCAGATCATTACGTACGGTACGATGGCGGCAAAATCTTCCATTCGTGATACTGCAAGAGTGCTGGATTTGCCCTTAATGGATTCTGACAGGATAGCGAAGCTTATTCCAAATACCAAACTCGGAAAGCTTTTCGCCATGGATGATAAGACCATAAAGTCTAAATTCCGTGGGGATGAAATTGAGAAAATAAATGAACTCTTTAATATTTCTGAAGGAGATGACCTGGAAGCTCAAACGGTGAACCAGGCACGAATTCTGGAAGGTTCAGTACGAAATACCGGTATTCATGCCTGTGGAGTGATCATCACTCCCGGTGATATTACCAATTATGTGCCGGTATCGGTAGCAAAAGACTCCGATTTGTATGTAACCCAGTTTGATAACTCGGTCGTTGAAAGTGCGGGTCTGCTAAAAATGGATTTCCTGGGTCTTAAGACACTGACCTTAATTAAGGATACCGTAAAAATCGTAAAAGGAAGGCATGATATAGATCTGGATCCAGATAGCTTTCCGCTGGATGATGAAGAGACGTATAAGTTGTTCCAGAGAGGAGAAACAGTTGGGATATTCCAATATGAATCTCCGGGGATGCAAAAGCACATGCAGGCATTAAAACCAACGGTTTTTGATGATCTTATTGCCATGAATGCTTTATATCGCCCGGGACCTATGGAGTATATTCCAAGTTTCATCGCCCGAAAACACGGAGACGAAGAGATATCTTATGACCTACCGGAAATGGAGGAATACCTGGAAGAAACCTACGGAATTACAGTCTACCAGGAGCAGGTGATGCTTTTGTCGCAGAAACTTGCCGGTTTTAGCAAGGGTGAAGCCGACATGCTTCGTAAAGCGATGGGTAAAAAGCTTGTGGCGCTACTGGCACAATTAAAACCTAAATTTATAGATGGTGGAAACGAAAAAGGACATCCTGCAGAGGTGCTGGAGAAAATCTGGAAAGACTGGGAAGCCTTTGCTTCTTATGCTTTTAACAAGTCGCACTCTACCTGTTATGCCTGGATCGCTTACCAGACTGCCTATCTAAAAGCCCATTATCCTGCAGAATATATGGCGGCAGTGCTTTCTAATAATATGAACGATATTAAATTGGTTACTTTCTTTATGGAGGAATGTAAGCGTATGAAATTGAATGTGCTTGGGCCAGATGTAAATGAATCGTACTATAAGTTCTCTGTAAATAAAGATAATGCCGTTCGTTTTGGAATGGGTGCAATCAAAGGAGTGGGCTCAGGAGCGGTTGCAACAATAGTAGAAAACAGAAAAACAAAAGAAGGTCCTTATCGATCTATTTTCGATATGGCTAAAAGAATAGACTTGAGATCTGCGAATAAAAAGGCATTTGAGAATCTTGCTTTAGCAGGAGGTTTTGACGGATTTGGTAAAACTCATAGAGCACAATATTTTCATGATGACGGCAGCGGAATGAGCTTCCTGGAAAAAGTGGTGAAGTATGCTCAGAAGTTTCAAGAGAATCAAAACTCTTCTCAGGTAAGCTTATTTGGTGAAGCGAGTGATGTTCAAATTCCAGAACCGGAAGTTCCGGGATGTGAAGAATGGGGAACCATGGAAAAGCTACGCCGGGAGAAAGAAGTGGTGGGAATCTATATTTCTGGTCATCCATTGGATGATTTTAAGATAGAGATGAGCTATTTCTGTAATGGGAAATTATCAGATTGCAGAGACCTTGAGTCGGTAGTGAACAGAGAGTTGACTATGGGTTGCGTGGTGGTTGATGTTCAGCATAGAGTTTCTAAAAATGGAAAAGGCTGGGCCATCTTTACAGTGGAAGATTATGATGAATCTTATGAGTTCAAAATATTCGGGGAAGAGTATTTGAGGATGAAGCATTTCTTTGTTCCGAATAATTTTATTCATATGAAGATATTCGTAAAAGAGGGGTGGACGAATAAAGATACAGGTAAGAAAGGCGAACCCAGAATTCAATTCAGGGAAATTGGCCTATTACATGATGTAATGGATAAGAATGCAAAAAAGTTGACGATCCAGTTGAATATCAATGATCTTAAGAATGAGAAGATCGAATGGCTAAAGGATACTTTTATGTCTCATAAGGGAGACTGCCATTTAAATTTTGTGGTTTATGAAATGGAGGAGCAGGTAAAATTAAGAATGCCGAGCAGGAAACATAAGATCAGGATTTCTCAGGAATTGATAGAAGCATTAGAGAAGGAGCAATTTATGTATAAGTTGAACTAAAATCCTTCTTAAGTTGTCATCCTGAACTTGATTCAGGATCTTAAAAATGAGAAGCTGAAACAAGTTCAGCTTGACGGATACTCATCAGGGCTTGGGCCAGGGATTGAGGCAAGCTACCGTGTAGCGCCGAAAGCCCGACCCCGAGCGGGGGCGAGGGGAGGACCCCAAATAAAAGTAACCAATATGCTCATAGTCAAATGCAATATTGGAGGTGTAAGGAATATTTATTTTATTGACTACTTTTACGAATCAAATTAGAAACATAAAAAATAAGATATTATGGCTGTTGAAATAACTGACGCAAATTTTGAAGAACAGGTACTTAAAAGTGATAAGCCTGTAATGGTAGATTTTTGGGCTGCATGGTGTGGACCTTGTAGAATGGTTGGACCGATTATCGATGAAATTAGTACTGAGTATGACGGGAAAGCTGTTGTAGGAAAGTTAGATGTTGATGCAAACCAGGAATTTGCTGCTAAATATGGAGTTAGAAATATTCCTACGGTGCTGGTTTTTCAAAACGGAGAAGTTGTAGGACGTCAGGTTGGAGTTGCTCCAAAACAAACTTATGCTGATGCAATTGATCAGTTATTGTAATAACTGAATCTATATAATTTAAAGCCTCGCCATGTGCGGGGCTTTTTTTATTCATAAAATACAGGTACTTTCATATTTCTTATGAACATTGAAAAAGAACTTCATAATACCGGCGGATTTTTAAATCTTGACCTATTAGCAAAGCAGGTGGTAGAAGGTTATATTTCGGGTATTCATAAAAGTCCATTTCACGGTTTCTCTGCAGAATTTGCTGAGCATAAGATCTATAATACCGGGGAGAGTACCCGGCATATAGACTGGAAACTGTTTGCCAAGACAGAAAAGCTCTATACGAGACGCTATGAAGAAGAGACGAATCTAAGATGTCACCTTATATTAGATAATTCCGCTTCCATGCATTATCCAGCGCTGAAAGATCAGAGTTTGAATTCTCTGAATAAAATTGGATTTTCAGTTTTAGCTTCAGCCTGCTTAATGGAGATCTTAAAACGACAGAGAGACGCAGTGGGTATAAGTGTGTATAGTGATGAATTTGAGTTTTATGCTCCAGAGAAGTCGAGTGAGCGGCATCATCACATGCTTTTGAGTAGGCTAGATGAGATTTTAAGTGCTTCGGTACCGAGAAAAAATACAGATACTTATACGTATTTGCACCAGATAGCGGAAAAGTTAAAACGACGATCACTCATTTTTCTTTTTACCGATATGTTCCAGGCAGACGCAGATGAAGAAAGACTTTTTGAAGCCTTGAGGCATTTAAAATATAACAGGCACGAAGTAATTCTTTTTCATGTAATGGACGAAAAAAGAGAATTGGATTTTAATTTTGAAAACACTCCTAGAAGATTTACCGATGTAGAAACAGGAGCTGAGGTAGATCTTTATTCAGATAATATTAGAGAAAATTATATAAAAGAGGTGCAAAAATATCTTTCTGATCTTAAAATGCAATGTGCTAAGTACCGTATAAAGTATGTAGAGGCAGATATCAATAAAAATTTTGATACTATTCTGACAGCTTATTTACTTGAAAAACAAAAGTTTGGATAGCGTCTTATTTTTTAGTTTGAAAATTTTTAAAAAAAGGTTTGGTGAATCTAAAAAGGGGCGTATATTTGCCCTCGCAATAACGCAACGGTCTGGTAGTTCAGTTGGTTAGAATACCTGCCTGTCACGCAGGGGGTCGCGAGTTCGAGTCTCGTCCAGACCGCAAAGTTGCAAAAAAGCTCCTCTAAACGGGGGGCTTTTTTTGGCACTAATGATTAGTTGTGTTGTTTGTCCCTGGAAGCAGGGATGTGTAGTTAACCGAGTTATAATCCTATGTTGTGAGGATTTTGGTTAACCAATGAAAAGCTTTTTTCCGTATAAACGGGAAGAGGCTTTTTTGTTTTTATATATTCTTCACTTTACATCCTTTAAAGACTTTTCTGACGAAAAAAGGTGAGCTAAAATATTTTTGAGGTGAGCCATTTTATTAATCAATAAAATTTAGGTCTTATGAAGGCTTTACTTCCCTTTCTTACTTAGCCAGCTATAATTAATCTATATTAAGAATTATCAAAATACCTTTAAAAAGGTATTTTAAAAGAAGAAGATGTGGGGTATATTTGATAGTACAAATATGTAAATGAAAGAATTAGTTAAACAAGACGAAGGCTTCAGAGAGGAATACTTAGCTACCAAGGAAAGTATATTAGCAATTAGCATGACCATCATAGCTTTTTCAGCAATTGTAATAACTCTAATTATTATACTAGTATAGATACACCTTTTTTGCCCCTGTATATAATCTTTATTCAATAATATATGAGGGGATCTTCAGACCGCAAAGTTGCAGAAAGCTCCTCTAAACGGGGGGCTTTTTTTGGCACTAATGATTAGTTGTGTTGTTTATCCCTGGAAGCAGGGATGTGTAGTTAACCGATTTATAACCCTATGTTGTGAAGATTTTGGTTAACCAATGAAAAACTTTTTTCCGTATAAACGGGAAGAGGCTTTTTTGTTTTTTTAAAGTTTTGATATGGGGAAAACGGTAATAATATAATTTATTGTTATAGTCATCTACCTGTATATTATATAGTTTTGTTTTCTAATAAATGGAAAACATTTTCATCTGAAACGGTGCCTATGTAGACTATTCTGAATACAGATAATATGACTGCATTTCTTCTTTTCGCTTCCGTTGCTCTGGCTATTCTCGGGATTCCAATTTCAATTTACCTTTTAATTGTGCATTTTAAGTCTCGTCGAAAATTTAGAGGCTAAGCTTTAAAGTCAATACCGCATTTTCTATAAAATCAGGTTGGCCTCTCATTGGTTTCTATGAGATGTCACCAGAAAACTACATTTTGTTAATAAGATCCTCAGTTTTATCGAACTAACTTAATGATACCTGTTAGTTTCGAGACCAATTTCAGACTCTATAAGAACGAAAATGAATTTTGATGTTACGGAGCATCTTCTAAAAGTTCATAATATTCATTTTATATACGTCGAACTTACTTTTACAATTTTAAAAATCGTCTATGTCTGATGGAATAAATGAAAATATTGAGACTGAGTATCACAGGATTAAAAGCCTTAGCGACTTTGATCTTGATTATGGTGAATTGGAGGATGAATTTGAACCGCTTGTTGAACTGGCTGCAATGATCGCAGGTACCCAGATTTCAGTTATCAATTTAATTGACAATTATTTTCAATGGACGGTGGCTTCCAAGTCCATTAAACTATTGCAAATGCCTAGAGAAGATTCAGTTTGTGACAGGACGATAAGATCTCGCAAACCCCTTGAAATTTTAAACCTGGATAAAGATGAACAATTTAAGCATCAGGAGTTTTCTAAGGGAAAATCTGGTTTTAGTTACTATCTTGGAATTCCTTTAATTGTTGATTCTGGAGATGTTATAGGAGCATTGTGTGTGCTGGACAAAACGCCTAAAACTATTAGTGAGAAAAGCAAGATCATGCTTGGTCTTGTGGCCTCGGAAATTGTAAAGAAACTGGAACTTAGGAAAGAGCTGGATAGAAAGATATTTTCATTAAATGAAGCGGTAAAGACTAAAAATCAGCTTGCTCACGATGTACGGGGGCCTATAAATGGTATTACCGGTCTTGCAGAACTTGCGGAAACTGAAGACTCCAGTGACATAGAAAAGCTTCAGTATTTTAAGCTTATTAAAGAATCTGGAAATAGTATTCTTGAGCTTACTAACGATATTCTTCAAAATGCAAAGTCAATAGATGAGGTAAAAACGAGTTACATTAATTCAAAGCAATTAGCAGATAGATTAATGGAATTATACAGGTTGCCTGCCGAATCTAAAAATATTGATCTTCAGGTTAAAACTAATCCACACAATAGGGATTACACATTTTCCAGGAGAAAGCTATTTTCAATCTTCGGTAATCTTATTTCTAATGCGATAAAATTTACACCGTCTAATGGCTGGATCAAGATTAGCCTGGACATTGCTGATCTAGAAGGAAAAAAACATCTTATATTTTGCATCGTAGATAGTGGGATGGGAGTTTCAGAAGATATTCTGGAGGATTTTCGTGAGAAAAAGCTAAAATCATCCCTTGGTACATCTGGCGAAAAAGGCTTTGGTTTGGGGCTTAGGCTGGTTGTAGAATTGGTACATGACCTGGCTGGGGAAATTGATATCATTTCTGGAAAAGATATAGGTACAACCATTAAGCTAAGCCTTCCTCTGAAGTAGCTTTAATTTAGAAATAACTTGAATTATATTTCTCTTTAAATTCCTTAAATTTGAGCGCAATCCAGGAATTAAGGATCATCAGGATTTCAATGATATGATAGAAAATTTGCTTAAAAAAAGCCTTCTCTTTATAATATTATTCACGGGATTTTTCACTCAGGCTCAGATTCATGACCCTGTTCAGTGGGATACTGAAGTAAAGCAGATTTCTGAAGATGAATATCAACTTGTTGTGAATGCCTTTATAGAAGATAAATGGCATTTATACTCCCAAGATCTTCCTGAAGGAGGCGCTTTGCCAACCGTATTTATTTTTAAAAGTGCCGGCGAACAATTTGAGTTGTTGGGTAAAACCAAGGAGAGTGAATCTATTACCGAGTATGACAGTGTTTTTGAGATGGATCTCACCTACTTTAAGAATAGTGCAAACTTTGTTCAGAATATAAAGGTTAAAGACAGTAGTCTTGGAAAAATAAATGCGAAAGTAGAATATCAGGCCTGCGATGATAAAGCCTGTATTTTTAAAACCGAAGAATTTGAATTTATTATCAATGAAAATGCTGCCGGCCTTGAGGATGCGAGCACTCTAAGTGATAAATCTGAAAATAATAAGGGAGAAATTGCACTGGCGAACCCTAACGAGAAACGCTCATTTTGGGGAATATTCATTGTTGCTTTTCTTTCTGGTTTTGCAGCCCTGTTAACCCCTTGTGTTTTTCCTATGATCCCAATGACGGTTAGTTTCTTTACCAAACAAAGTAAGTCAAGAGCCGCAGGGATAAGAAATGCCATTTTTTATGGAATTTCCATTATTGTAATTTATGTGTTGTTGGGTATTTTGGTAACCGTGATTTTTGGAGCAGATGCGTTAAATGCATTATCTACAAATGTTTGGTTCAATGTGTTGTTTTTTGTGCTTCTTGTGATCTTTGCCATTTCATTTATGGGAGCTTTTGAGATTGTTTTGCCTAGTAGTTGGGGAACAAAAATTGACTCTAAAGCAGATAAAGGCGGTCTTATTGGTATATTTTTTATGGCCCTAGCACTTGCTATTGTCTCATTTTCATGTACCGGGCCTATTGTAGGTACTTTACTGGTGGAAGCAGCTTCAAAAGGTGGGATTGCCCCAATTGTTGGGATGCTAGGTTTTTCTCTGGCTATTGCTTTGCCATTTGCGCTGTTTGCCGCATTCCCTGGCTGGTTAAATACATTGCCAAGATCTGGTGGCTGGTTAAATACGGTAAAAGTAACTTTAGGTTTTCTGGAACTGGCGCTTGCATTCAAGTTTTTATCTAATGCAGATCTTGTTTTACAACTTCATATTATAGAAAGAGAGATATTCCTGGCAATCTGGATCGCGATATTTGGGATGTTGGCACTTTATCTCTTCGGGAAAATTAGATTACCACACGATTCAAAAGAAGATCATATATCTGTAGGTAGATTAATTACAGGGCTTATAGCATTAATTTTTACGATTTATTTAATTCCGGGACTATGGGGTGCACCCCTAAAATTGATTAGTGGATTTCCCCCTCCGCTTCAATATAGCGAATCACCAGATGGAATTGGAAGCTCGAAATCTGGTTTTAAAGCTAATGCTGAAGGTTTACCTGATGGAGCTGAATATGGGCCACACGATATTATATCATTCCACGATTATGAAGTTGGCCTGGCGTATGCAAAAGAAAAAGGGATGCCTGTTTTAATCGATTTTACGGGCCACGCATGTGTGAACTGTAGAAAGATGGAAGAGCGGGTTTGGAGTGAACCTCAGGTGCTCGAGGCCTTGAAAAATGATATTGTACTGGTTTCATTGTATGTAGATGATAAAAGGAAATTACCAGAAAATGAGCAGTATGTTTCAGAAACTACTGGTAAAGAGATTGAAAGTATTGGTAATAAATGGAGTGATTTTCAGATCACCAGATATAAAGCCAATGCGCAGCCTTATTATGTTCTTATTGATCATAATGAAGAGATGCTTATTGCGCCTTCAGCCTATGAGCCAGATGCAGAAGAATATTATAGTTGGTTAAAAAAAGGAATT
Protein-coding regions in this window:
- the dnaE gene encoding DNA polymerase III subunit alpha, which translates into the protein MYLIFDTETTGLPKRWDAPLTDSDNWPRCIQIAWQVHDEMGNLIENQDYLVKPEGFDIPYDSERIHGISTDLAQEQGIPLDEVLEKFNTALQKSKFVVGQNVGFDLNIMGAEFIRRDFENTLQEMPVLDTCTETTAELCKIPGGRGGKFKLPTLTELHEFLFDEAFAEAHNATADVEATTRCFLELIRQRIYTIEELDVPSDYFENFSEKNPQKIELIGLKHINLKKASDKIRKRLEKQQPSDDISNEEIQENLEKLDEVPFAHLHNHSQFSVLQSTISIPDLVAAAAEEDMNAVALTDHANMMGAFHFVKEIGTYNKSVKEHNATAEENGEDLKKPLKGIVGCEFFVCENHTDKSRKDNGYQIVMLAKNKNGYHNLAKMSSKAYTEGFYYVPRIDKEVIKQYKEDIIVLTGNLYGEVPSKILNLGEKQAEEALVWWKEEFGDDLYIEMMRHEQEDENRVNPVLVEFSKKHDVKLIATNNTYYWKQEDANAHDILLCVKDGEKQATPIGRGRGYRYGLPNEEYYFKSGSEMKKLFKDLPNAISNIQEIVDKIEPFELARDVLLPAFEIPEEFLSEEDQKDGGKRGENAFLKHITFEGAKKRYPEITSEIEERLNFELSVIENTGYPGYFLIVEDFIRAAREMGVSVGPGRGSAAGSVVAYCLWITNIDPMKYDLLFERFLNPDRVSMPDIDIDFDDEGRSRVMDYVIKKYGANQVAQIITYGTMAAKSSIRDTARVLDLPLMDSDRIAKLIPNTKLGKLFAMDDKTIKSKFRGDEIEKINELFNISEGDDLEAQTVNQARILEGSVRNTGIHACGVIITPGDITNYVPVSVAKDSDLYVTQFDNSVVESAGLLKMDFLGLKTLTLIKDTVKIVKGRHDIDLDPDSFPLDDEETYKLFQRGETVGIFQYESPGMQKHMQALKPTVFDDLIAMNALYRPGPMEYIPSFIARKHGDEEISYDLPEMEEYLEETYGITVYQEQVMLLSQKLAGFSKGEADMLRKAMGKKLVALLAQLKPKFIDGGNEKGHPAEVLEKIWKDWEAFASYAFNKSHSTCYAWIAYQTAYLKAHYPAEYMAAVLSNNMNDIKLVTFFMEECKRMKLNVLGPDVNESYYKFSVNKDNAVRFGMGAIKGVGSGAVATIVENRKTKEGPYRSIFDMAKRIDLRSANKKAFENLALAGGFDGFGKTHRAQYFHDDGSGMSFLEKVVKYAQKFQENQNSSQVSLFGEASDVQIPEPEVPGCEEWGTMEKLRREKEVVGIYISGHPLDDFKIEMSYFCNGKLSDCRDLESVVNRELTMGCVVVDVQHRVSKNGKGWAIFTVEDYDESYEFKIFGEEYLRMKHFFVPNNFIHMKIFVKEGWTNKDTGKKGEPRIQFREIGLLHDVMDKNAKKLTIQLNINDLKNEKIEWLKDTFMSHKGDCHLNFVVYEMEEQVKLRMPSRKHKIRISQELIEALEKEQFMYKLN
- the trxA gene encoding thioredoxin → MAVEITDANFEEQVLKSDKPVMVDFWAAWCGPCRMVGPIIDEISTEYDGKAVVGKLDVDANQEFAAKYGVRNIPTVLVFQNGEVVGRQVGVAPKQTYADAIDQLL
- a CDS encoding DUF58 domain-containing protein: MNIEKELHNTGGFLNLDLLAKQVVEGYISGIHKSPFHGFSAEFAEHKIYNTGESTRHIDWKLFAKTEKLYTRRYEEETNLRCHLILDNSASMHYPALKDQSLNSLNKIGFSVLASACLMEILKRQRDAVGISVYSDEFEFYAPEKSSERHHHMLLSRLDEILSASVPRKNTDTYTYLHQIAEKLKRRSLIFLFTDMFQADADEERLFEALRHLKYNRHEVILFHVMDEKRELDFNFENTPRRFTDVETGAEVDLYSDNIRENYIKEVQKYLSDLKMQCAKYRIKYVEADINKNFDTILTAYLLEKQKFG
- a CDS encoding GAF domain-containing sensor histidine kinase, with the protein product MSDGINENIETEYHRIKSLSDFDLDYGELEDEFEPLVELAAMIAGTQISVINLIDNYFQWTVASKSIKLLQMPREDSVCDRTIRSRKPLEILNLDKDEQFKHQEFSKGKSGFSYYLGIPLIVDSGDVIGALCVLDKTPKTISEKSKIMLGLVASEIVKKLELRKELDRKIFSLNEAVKTKNQLAHDVRGPINGITGLAELAETEDSSDIEKLQYFKLIKESGNSILELTNDILQNAKSIDEVKTSYINSKQLADRLMELYRLPAESKNIDLQVKTNPHNRDYTFSRRKLFSIFGNLISNAIKFTPSNGWIKISLDIADLEGKKHLIFCIVDSGMGVSEDILEDFREKKLKSSLGTSGEKGFGLGLRLVVELVHDLAGEIDIISGKDIGTTIKLSLPLK
- a CDS encoding thioredoxin family protein, encoding MIENLLKKSLLFIILFTGFFTQAQIHDPVQWDTEVKQISEDEYQLVVNAFIEDKWHLYSQDLPEGGALPTVFIFKSAGEQFELLGKTKESESITEYDSVFEMDLTYFKNSANFVQNIKVKDSSLGKINAKVEYQACDDKACIFKTEEFEFIINENAAGLEDASTLSDKSENNKGEIALANPNEKRSFWGIFIVAFLSGFAALLTPCVFPMIPMTVSFFTKQSKSRAAGIRNAIFYGISIIVIYVLLGILVTVIFGADALNALSTNVWFNVLFFVLLVIFAISFMGAFEIVLPSSWGTKIDSKADKGGLIGIFFMALALAIVSFSCTGPIVGTLLVEAASKGGIAPIVGMLGFSLAIALPFALFAAFPGWLNTLPRSGGWLNTVKVTLGFLELALAFKFLSNADLVLQLHIIEREIFLAIWIAIFGMLALYLFGKIRLPHDSKEDHISVGRLITGLIALIFTIYLIPGLWGAPLKLISGFPPPLQYSESPDGIGSSKSGFKANAEGLPDGAEYGPHDIISFHDYEVGLAYAKEKGMPVLIDFTGHACVNCRKMEERVWSEPQVLEALKNDIVLVSLYVDDKRKLPENEQYVSETTGKEIESIGNKWSDFQITRYKANAQPYYVLIDHNEEMLIAPSAYEPDAEEYYSWLKKGIESFKNDSPTSVQSIGGDSGSIFNSD